CTGGAAGAAGCAGTACGCATCGCTTCCGGTGTGGGCCTGGGCGATCATCGGCGGATTCGTCGCGTTCGTGCTGGTCGTGGGCCTGGCTGGCGCCGCCACGAAAGACGACGAATCGGCCGTTGCGGCGAAGCCGACCACGACCGAGGCTCCCCCCACCACCGACGCGCCCACAACCGACGCCCCACCAACGACGGCCGCTCCGACCACGACGGCGGCGCCGACTACGACGGCGGCGCCCACCACGACCGTGCCGCCTGAGACGGTCAGCCAGAGCAACGCTCGCCAGAAAGCAGCGGACTACCTCGAGTTCACCGCGTTCTCGCGCACTGGCTTGATCGACCAGCTCGCCTTCGAAGGTTTCAGTGAGGCCGACGCCACCTACGGCGTGGACGCTCTGAACGTCGATTGGAACGAGCAAGCTGCACTGAAGGCGGCGGACTATCTCGAGTTCTCGTCCTTCTCACGAAGTGGACTAGTCGACCAGCTCATCTTCGAGGGTTTGGGACTGCCGCGAGTGCGGTTGACGGTGGTTGTGAGTGATCATGCCGCGTCTGCGGCTGGGGTGTCGGTGGTGTGAGGGGCGAAGGCGAGCTCGTACTCGACGGGGGTGAGCTTGCCGAGGCCGCGTTGGCGGCGCCGCCG
This region of Acidimicrobiales bacterium genomic DNA includes:
- a CDS encoding Ltp family lipoprotein — protein: MADQSGGPDWEHGSDGKWYAPGVLSGAGWWRANDDRWYRPEQAPQQVPQTLHASAQPGVLSGPSGAEGSGWKKQYASLPVWAWAIIGGFVAFVLVVGLAGAATKDDESAVAAKPTTTEAPPTTDAPTTDAPPTTAAPTTTAAPTTTAAPTTTVPPETVSQSNARQKAADYLEFTAFSRTGLIDQLAFEGFSEADATYGVDALNVDWNEQAALKAADYLEFSSFSRSGLVDQLIFEGLGLPRVRLTVVVSDHAASAAGVSVV